From one Tsukamurella tyrosinosolvens genomic stretch:
- a CDS encoding sensor histidine kinase, which yields MRTTTKRIERFGRATVRAGRYLDRQSALHIQAPDGALHATPLGIFLSRRINWLFLLVALIMWAVAWPTLNEQFAVPAALLPIISGLSVLPIAIAWAHPRAAWGIVAATAAVFPLLWFDAKQDWQWNWQVSLIMAMLITSWIAFLKCSPLDAIAIAAASSMLFWLNAQDGTGGGWVAGILVSLVIILLLRLALQSRNRLEEQTEVSELERGRRAILEERTRIARDLHDIVAHRMSLVVVQAQTAQYRVPDVSERARAEFDGIAVSAREALNEVRALLGVLRLDDASAELAPAPGLGGVDELIDGARAAGVVVDYLPLPDPSAIGESTALVAYRIVQESIANATRHAQGAAITVALTLDTGTLNLSIENGPRTSDADLGGPGLGQGIPGMAERARTVGGSLSATPTAGGGFAVRAALPARPDGATA from the coding sequence ATGAGGACGACCACGAAGAGGATCGAGCGGTTCGGACGCGCCACGGTGCGCGCCGGGCGCTACCTGGACCGGCAGAGCGCGCTGCACATCCAGGCCCCCGACGGCGCGCTGCACGCCACCCCGCTCGGGATCTTCCTGTCCCGGAGGATCAACTGGCTGTTCCTGCTGGTCGCGCTCATCATGTGGGCGGTCGCCTGGCCCACCCTGAACGAGCAGTTCGCCGTGCCGGCGGCGCTGCTGCCGATCATCAGCGGCCTCTCCGTCCTGCCCATCGCCATCGCCTGGGCGCACCCGCGCGCTGCGTGGGGGATCGTCGCCGCGACGGCCGCGGTGTTCCCGCTGCTCTGGTTCGATGCGAAACAGGACTGGCAGTGGAACTGGCAGGTCTCGTTGATCATGGCGATGCTGATCACCAGCTGGATCGCCTTCCTCAAGTGCTCGCCGCTCGACGCCATCGCCATCGCCGCGGCCTCGTCGATGCTGTTCTGGCTCAACGCCCAGGACGGCACGGGCGGCGGCTGGGTCGCCGGGATCCTGGTCTCGCTGGTGATCATCCTGCTGCTGCGGCTGGCCTTGCAGTCCCGCAACCGTCTCGAGGAGCAGACCGAGGTCAGCGAGCTCGAACGCGGCCGCCGCGCGATCCTCGAGGAGCGCACCCGCATCGCCCGCGACCTCCACGACATCGTCGCGCACCGGATGTCGCTCGTCGTGGTCCAGGCGCAGACCGCCCAGTACCGCGTGCCCGACGTCTCCGAGCGCGCCCGCGCCGAGTTCGACGGGATCGCCGTCTCCGCCCGCGAGGCCCTCAACGAGGTCCGCGCCCTGCTCGGCGTCCTCCGGCTCGACGACGCCTCGGCCGAGCTCGCCCCGGCGCCGGGACTCGGCGGCGTCGACGAGCTCATCGACGGTGCCCGCGCGGCGGGTGTCGTGGTCGATTACCTGCCCCTGCCGGACCCGTCGGCGATCGGGGAGAGCACCGCGCTCGTCGCGTACCGGATCGTGCAGGAGTCCATCGCGAACGCCACGCGGCACGCGCAGGGCGCAGCGATCACCGTCGCGCTCACGCTGGACACCGGGACGCTCAACCTGAGCATCGAGAACGGCCCCCGGACCTCCGACGCCGACCTCGGCGGCCCCGGGCTGGGGCAGGGCATCCCCGGCATGGCCGAGCGGGCGCGCACCGTCGGCGGCTCCCTGTCGGCGACGCCGACGGCGGGCGGGGGCTTCGCGGTCCGTGCCGCGCTCCCGGCCCGTCCCGACGGTGCCACCGCCTAG
- a CDS encoding alpha/beta-hydrolase family protein, with amino-acid sequence MIPRPRLRGGVPTGYAVGVACALFPNQLPRTVVVQIVACLLFGAIGAVAGWAVVRRREPSDGGGRVALYIVAAALAGWVLWQNHLRAAAGADPVGPLAFAALAGAVVAAPLAAGALWPVRARAAVAALAGVAVTAGIAWPATATSAETASYAERFAGIESSAPGVRAYASLGDGATPSARAAVAVDRLIAAGGLARRAVVIAVPTGSGWVDPHFVRGVEESLHGDSAIVAVQYTEMPSWQSFVLHRDAAAASTAALIDELHRRAPSSPIRVYGQSLGTVGVLAAQQRAAELHVPIAATLQVGTPAGVALAGPAQLNASDPVGIWSARLLVAPPARAASGSGRATPRPPWLPVLSFVQATVDLLGATAPPPGLGHRYDESQGSALVADLVAREGLPTAA; translated from the coding sequence GTGATCCCGCGGCCGCGCCTGCGCGGCGGCGTGCCCACCGGGTACGCCGTGGGGGTGGCGTGCGCGCTCTTCCCGAACCAGTTGCCGCGCACCGTCGTCGTGCAGATCGTGGCGTGCCTGCTGTTCGGCGCGATCGGGGCGGTGGCGGGGTGGGCGGTCGTGCGCCGGCGGGAGCCGTCCGACGGTGGCGGACGGGTCGCGCTCTACATCGTGGCGGCCGCGCTCGCGGGCTGGGTGCTGTGGCAGAACCACCTCCGGGCGGCCGCCGGCGCGGATCCGGTGGGGCCGCTGGCCTTCGCCGCGCTCGCCGGTGCCGTCGTGGCGGCACCGTTGGCGGCCGGCGCGCTGTGGCCTGTGCGCGCCCGGGCCGCCGTCGCGGCGCTGGCCGGTGTCGCGGTGACGGCCGGGATCGCCTGGCCCGCAACGGCGACGTCGGCGGAGACCGCGTCGTACGCGGAACGCTTCGCGGGTATCGAGTCCTCGGCACCGGGCGTGCGGGCGTACGCCTCCCTCGGCGACGGCGCCACCCCTTCCGCGCGCGCCGCGGTGGCGGTGGACCGGCTCATCGCCGCGGGCGGCCTCGCGCGGCGGGCGGTGGTGATCGCGGTGCCGACCGGATCCGGTTGGGTGGATCCTCATTTCGTGCGCGGGGTCGAGGAGTCGCTGCACGGGGACAGCGCGATCGTGGCGGTGCAGTACACCGAGATGCCGAGCTGGCAGTCGTTCGTCCTGCATCGCGACGCCGCCGCCGCGAGCACGGCCGCACTGATCGACGAGCTGCACCGGCGGGCACCGTCGAGCCCGATCCGCGTGTACGGGCAGAGTCTGGGCACGGTGGGCGTCCTCGCCGCCCAGCAGCGGGCGGCGGAGCTCCACGTCCCGATCGCCGCGACGCTGCAGGTCGGCACCCCCGCCGGCGTGGCGCTCGCGGGGCCCGCACAGCTCAACGCCTCCGATCCGGTGGGCATCTGGTCGGCGCGACTGCTGGTCGCGCCGCCGGCACGGGCCGCGTCCGGCTCCGGACGCGCCACCCCGAGGCCGCCGTGGCTGCCCGTGCTCTCGTTCGTGCAGGCGACCGTCGACCTGCTGGGTGCCACCGCTCCGCCGCCCGGCCTGGGGCACCGCTACGACGAGAGCCAGGGATCGGCACTGGTCGCGGACCTCGTCGCGCGGGAGGGCTTGCCCACCGCGGCTTAA
- a CDS encoding RrF2 family transcriptional regulator codes for MRMSEGVEWAAHVCVLLHWLDEGDLTPVPASRLAESYDLPAAYLGKQLQALARTGITESLPGRRGGIRLARPAAEITLMDVVAAIEGGTAAFACTEIRQRGMNEGSPRSEFARPCGIAHAMRGAELAWRRELAATSIADLSDATPRRVADAARRHFGGA; via the coding sequence ATGCGGATGAGCGAGGGCGTCGAGTGGGCGGCACACGTGTGCGTGCTGCTGCACTGGCTCGACGAGGGCGACCTCACCCCCGTCCCCGCCTCGCGACTCGCGGAGTCCTACGACCTCCCCGCCGCGTACCTCGGCAAGCAGCTGCAGGCCCTCGCGCGCACCGGGATCACCGAATCCCTCCCCGGCCGACGGGGCGGGATCCGGCTGGCGCGTCCCGCGGCGGAGATCACCCTGATGGACGTCGTCGCGGCCATCGAGGGCGGCACGGCGGCGTTCGCCTGCACCGAGATCCGGCAGCGCGGCATGAACGAGGGCAGTCCCCGCAGCGAGTTCGCGCGACCGTGCGGCATCGCGCACGCGATGCGCGGCGCCGAGCTCGCCTGGCGTCGGGAACTGGCCGCGACCTCCATCGCCGACCTGTCGGACGCAACGCCGCGCCGCGTCGCCGACGCGGCGCGCCGCCACTTCGGCGGCGCTTGA
- a CDS encoding carboxymuconolactone decarboxylase family protein gives MSRTPGATSSPETYTALVALDGRLAKSLGKVLYDIVKLRASQINGCAFCVDMHASDLERLGTPTRTIYGVAAWEESPFFDETQRVALAFVERLTGGIDAVDDALWDEAGRLLGEERRTDLLVAVGTINTWNMLGITTHLHPAP, from the coding sequence ATGAGCCGCACCCCCGGAGCCACGTCGTCGCCCGAGACCTACACGGCGCTGGTCGCGCTGGACGGCCGGCTGGCGAAGTCGCTCGGCAAGGTCCTGTACGACATCGTCAAACTGCGCGCATCGCAGATCAACGGCTGCGCCTTCTGCGTCGACATGCACGCGAGCGACCTGGAGCGCCTCGGTACGCCGACCCGCACGATCTACGGCGTCGCCGCGTGGGAGGAGAGTCCCTTCTTCGACGAGACGCAGCGCGTCGCACTGGCTTTCGTGGAGCGGCTGACCGGCGGCATCGATGCGGTCGACGACGCCCTGTGGGACGAGGCGGGCCGCCTCCTCGGCGAGGAGCGCCGCACCGACCTGCTCGTCGCCGTCGGCACCATCAACACCTGGAACATGCTGGGCATCACCACTCACCTCCACCCCGCCCCATGA
- a CDS encoding DUF559 domain-containing protein, whose product MGAFEREVHRSADLIAAVGRYAAEKDYLCITPGFRVPRGSAGGAVGDLATAMIRQYPGSALCGWTAARLHLHTMAKSREIVEVLGPKQIRRRGILSRTAEFDADDIVVRYGLPCTSPLRTTMDLIRYTAGDEGIAAADQCLRVFGRPATTHRPAWVSRPAMATAAQIEAELARREWWRGTRIRSVLDEADGRAQSPWETFSRLTLHRAGLTTMIPQVPVLDGEYFLDLADEEHKVAVEYDGAHHRDAKQHAADVERWNVLEKDLGWNLIIVTSGPLTNRPDVLLRRVRTALAERDHPATSG is encoded by the coding sequence ATGGGGGCGTTCGAGCGCGAGGTGCATCGATCAGCGGACCTGATCGCCGCCGTGGGCCGGTATGCGGCGGAGAAGGACTACCTCTGCATCACACCCGGCTTCCGAGTTCCGCGCGGATCCGCCGGCGGCGCGGTCGGAGACCTCGCGACGGCGATGATCCGCCAGTACCCCGGATCCGCGCTGTGCGGCTGGACGGCGGCGCGACTGCACCTGCACACGATGGCGAAGTCACGGGAGATCGTCGAAGTCCTGGGGCCGAAGCAGATCCGCCGACGCGGCATCCTCAGTCGTACCGCCGAGTTCGACGCGGACGACATCGTCGTCCGCTACGGGCTGCCGTGCACCTCACCGCTCCGCACGACGATGGACCTCATTCGCTACACCGCCGGCGACGAGGGCATCGCCGCCGCGGACCAGTGCCTCCGCGTCTTCGGCAGGCCGGCCACGACGCACCGTCCGGCCTGGGTGTCGCGCCCGGCGATGGCGACCGCGGCGCAGATCGAGGCCGAGCTCGCGCGACGCGAGTGGTGGCGGGGCACCCGCATCCGGTCCGTTCTCGACGAGGCCGACGGTCGCGCCCAATCGCCGTGGGAGACCTTCTCCCGGTTGACGCTCCATCGCGCCGGACTGACGACCATGATTCCGCAGGTTCCCGTGCTCGACGGCGAGTACTTCCTCGACCTCGCCGACGAGGAGCACAAGGTCGCCGTGGAGTACGACGGCGCCCATCATCGCGACGCGAAGCAGCACGCCGCCGACGTCGAGCGCTGGAACGTGCTCGAGAAGGACCTCGGCTGGAACCTCATCATCGTGACGTCGGGGCCGTTGACGAACCGCCCGGACGTCCTCCTTCGCCGCGTCCGCACCGCACTCGCGGAGCGCGACCATCCCGCTACCAGTGGGTAA
- the gatA gene encoding Asp-tRNA(Asn)/Glu-tRNA(Gln) amidotransferase subunit GatA — protein MTDLRASTEITGATAADLAGKIAAGELSSVEVTQAHLDRIAEVDGELGAFLHVSGEEALAAARAVDEARARGEQPASALAGVPLALKDVFTTTDAPTTCGSKILEGWTAPYDATVTAKLRAAGIPILGKTNMDEFAMGSSTENSAYGVTRNPWAADRTPGGSGGGSAAALASHEAPLAIGTDTGGSIRQPASLTATVGVRPTYGAVSRYGLVACASSLDQGGPCARTVLDTALLHEVIAGHDPRDSTSLDAPVPGVVAAARAGAAGDLTGVRVGLVKEFGADGTEAGVQASFEKAVQHLRDLGAETVEVSLPTLQYSLAAYYLILPSEVSSNLARFDAMRYGLRSGDDGTHSAEEVMALTREAGFGAEVKRRIMIGTYALSSGYYDAYYGSAQKVRTLLAADFAKAYEQVDVIVSPTTPTTAFKLGEKVGDPLAMYLFDLFTLPTNLAGHCGMSVPSGLSTDDGLPVGLQILAPAQADDRLYKVGAAYETARGPVA, from the coding sequence GTGACCGATCTGCGTGCATCCACCGAGATCACCGGCGCCACCGCCGCCGACCTGGCCGGGAAGATCGCCGCGGGCGAGCTGAGCTCCGTCGAGGTCACCCAGGCGCATCTGGACCGGATCGCCGAGGTCGACGGCGAGCTGGGCGCGTTCCTCCACGTCTCGGGCGAGGAGGCCCTCGCGGCCGCCCGCGCCGTCGACGAGGCCCGGGCCCGCGGCGAGCAGCCCGCGTCCGCGCTGGCCGGCGTGCCGCTGGCGCTCAAGGACGTCTTCACGACGACCGACGCGCCGACCACCTGCGGCTCCAAGATCCTCGAGGGGTGGACGGCGCCGTACGACGCGACCGTCACCGCGAAGCTGCGCGCCGCCGGCATCCCGATCCTCGGCAAGACCAACATGGACGAGTTCGCCATGGGCTCGTCGACGGAGAACTCGGCGTACGGCGTGACCCGCAACCCGTGGGCCGCCGACCGCACCCCGGGCGGCTCCGGCGGCGGCAGCGCCGCGGCCCTCGCCTCGCATGAGGCGCCGCTCGCCATCGGTACCGACACCGGCGGCTCCATCCGCCAGCCCGCGTCGCTGACGGCCACCGTCGGCGTGCGCCCGACGTACGGCGCCGTCAGCCGCTACGGCCTCGTCGCCTGCGCCTCGTCGCTGGACCAGGGCGGGCCGTGCGCGCGCACCGTCCTCGACACCGCACTCCTGCACGAGGTGATCGCCGGACACGATCCGCGCGACTCGACCTCGCTCGACGCCCCGGTTCCCGGCGTGGTGGCCGCCGCCCGCGCGGGCGCCGCCGGCGACCTCACGGGCGTCCGGGTGGGCCTGGTCAAGGAGTTCGGCGCCGACGGCACCGAGGCCGGCGTCCAGGCGTCGTTCGAGAAGGCCGTGCAGCATCTGCGCGACCTGGGTGCCGAGACCGTCGAGGTCTCGTTGCCCACACTCCAGTACTCGCTGGCCGCGTACTACCTGATCCTCCCGTCGGAGGTCTCGTCGAACCTCGCCCGGTTCGACGCCATGCGCTACGGCCTCCGGTCGGGCGACGACGGCACGCACTCCGCGGAGGAGGTCATGGCGCTCACCCGCGAGGCCGGCTTCGGCGCGGAGGTCAAGCGGCGCATCATGATCGGCACCTACGCGCTGAGCTCGGGCTATTACGACGCCTACTACGGCAGCGCGCAGAAGGTCCGCACCCTGCTGGCCGCGGACTTCGCGAAGGCCTACGAGCAGGTGGACGTCATCGTCTCGCCGACCACCCCCACCACGGCGTTCAAACTGGGGGAGAAGGTCGGCGATCCGCTGGCGATGTACCTGTTCGACCTGTTCACGCTGCCGACGAACCTCGCCGGCCATTGCGGCATGTCCGTGCCGTCGGGCCTCTCCACGGACGACGGTCTCCCCGTCGGCCTGCAGATCCTGGCGCCGGCGCAGGCGGACGACCGGCTCTACAAGGTCGGCGCCGCCTACGAGACCGCCCGCGGTCCCGTCGCCTGA
- the gatC gene encoding Asp-tRNA(Asn)/Glu-tRNA(Gln) amidotransferase subunit GatC, whose translation MSAISRDEVAHLARLSRLAVTDEELDVFATQLDSILEHVKVVTEVGDADVAPLTLPEGNVNVNRADSPVGSLTPEEALSGAPNREGDRFAVPRILGEE comes from the coding sequence ATGTCTGCCATCTCCCGGGACGAGGTCGCCCACCTGGCGCGCCTGTCGCGCCTCGCCGTCACCGACGAAGAGCTCGACGTCTTCGCCACGCAGCTCGATTCGATCCTCGAGCACGTCAAGGTGGTGACCGAGGTCGGCGACGCCGACGTCGCGCCGCTCACCCTGCCCGAGGGCAACGTGAACGTGAACCGGGCGGACAGCCCCGTCGGGAGCCTGACGCCGGAGGAGGCGCTCTCGGGCGCCCCGAACCGCGAGGGCGACCGCTTCGCCGTGCCGCGCATCCTGGGGGAGGAGTGA
- a CDS encoding alcohol dehydrogenase catalytic domain-containing protein, giving the protein MQAVHVRPGGAPAIVEVPVPAGEVLVRIAAAAVNPVDAFTAAGGPRDAGWAAPDAVLGLGWDLAGEVVAVGDGAAIAPGTRVAAIVADPTVATFAEYVALPAADVAPIPDGIGTVDAAALPLASLTAAQALDLVGEPGGDLLITGAAGAVGGFAVPLAVRAGWTVTGLARPADAEGVRDAGAEAATGLTGGYDAALDTASLGESVAATVRDGGAYIAVLPGTEPRTDRIRSVAVSVRADGQRLAGLFDLAAQGVLAPRVRATFPLARFDEALAAAATRGARGKVVVTVA; this is encoded by the coding sequence ATGCAGGCAGTACACGTGCGCCCCGGCGGCGCTCCCGCGATCGTCGAGGTCCCCGTTCCCGCGGGCGAGGTCCTCGTGCGGATCGCCGCGGCCGCGGTCAACCCGGTCGATGCGTTCACCGCCGCCGGAGGCCCGCGCGACGCCGGCTGGGCCGCGCCCGACGCGGTGCTCGGCCTCGGCTGGGATCTCGCGGGGGAGGTCGTCGCCGTGGGCGACGGCGCCGCGATCGCGCCCGGCACCCGCGTCGCCGCCATCGTCGCCGACCCGACGGTCGCCACCTTCGCGGAGTACGTTGCGCTGCCCGCCGCCGACGTCGCGCCGATCCCGGACGGGATCGGCACCGTCGACGCGGCGGCCCTACCGCTGGCGTCGCTCACGGCCGCCCAGGCCCTCGACCTCGTCGGCGAGCCCGGGGGAGACCTGCTGATCACCGGCGCCGCGGGCGCGGTCGGCGGCTTCGCCGTTCCCCTCGCGGTACGCGCCGGCTGGACGGTCACGGGCCTCGCGCGTCCCGCCGACGCCGAGGGCGTGCGGGACGCCGGGGCCGAGGCGGCCACCGGCCTCACCGGCGGGTACGACGCCGCGCTGGACACCGCGTCCCTCGGCGAGTCCGTCGCCGCGACGGTCCGCGACGGCGGCGCGTACATCGCGGTGCTCCCCGGGACCGAGCCCCGGACGGACCGGATCCGGTCCGTCGCCGTGTCGGTGCGCGCCGACGGCCAACGGCTCGCCGGGCTGTTCGACCTCGCCGCGCAGGGCGTCCTGGCTCCCCGGGTGCGCGCGACCTTCCCGCTGGCCCGATTCGACGAGGCGCTGGCCGCGGCGGCGACGCGCGGTGCGCGGGGCAAGGTGGTCGTCACGGTGGCGTGA
- a CDS encoding winged helix-turn-helix transcriptional regulator, translated as MATTTAAQRREIERLEYDAFLAQCPSRQLLEQLSSKWVTLLLCALHERPQRYSELSREVAGVSQKMLTQTLRTLERDGLISRDVEATVPVTVTYAITELGESLHEVVQHLKRWAESNMPAVHRARADYDAATSA; from the coding sequence ATGGCCACCACGACGGCCGCGCAGCGGCGCGAGATCGAGCGACTGGAGTACGACGCCTTCCTCGCGCAGTGCCCGAGCCGACAGCTGCTGGAGCAGCTGTCGTCCAAGTGGGTCACCCTGCTGTTGTGCGCGCTGCACGAACGGCCGCAGCGGTACTCGGAACTGTCGCGCGAGGTGGCCGGCGTGAGCCAGAAGATGCTCACCCAGACCCTGCGCACCCTCGAGCGCGACGGCCTCATCTCCCGCGACGTCGAGGCGACGGTCCCCGTCACGGTGACCTACGCGATCACCGAACTGGGCGAATCCCTGCACGAGGTGGTCCAGCACCTCAAGCGGTGGGCCGAGAGCAACATGCCCGCGGTGCACCGCGCCCGCGCCGACTACGACGCGGCGACGAGCGCCTAG
- a CDS encoding helix-turn-helix domain-containing protein yields the protein MDSTWPRPERRIAALIREVAERLLASSDAAVAELTAAAHEAADYRAVLDDPQLVAADRRMNKTNMMHWLSGNLQDPGARVPPSTDPDILQFARDVVRRGLDMHDLGSWRGAQHGAWSAWVDECFAATSDLDELRELMKISERSMSTFVDDSIAALDEYVEQERAELARGASAERHATVQLLLEGAPIGRDRAEARLGYALTGSHLAAIVWSDSTDDAAGLDAAAEAVMRAGGATRRLTLNASASALWVWVPTEAAPAVEAAEAALADRIGVHVAFGRPGRDLEGFRRSHLDALAAQRVLARVGSARPVVRYEDVALISVLTADMAQADQFVTDTLGDLATADAGLRDTALTYVRERFNASAAAEKLYTHRNTVERRLARVDQLLPAPLADNAASVVAALMLVQLRD from the coding sequence ATGGACTCGACGTGGCCGCGCCCCGAGCGGCGCATCGCAGCGCTGATCCGTGAGGTGGCGGAGCGACTCCTCGCGTCGTCGGACGCCGCGGTCGCCGAGCTGACCGCCGCGGCGCACGAGGCGGCCGACTACCGCGCCGTGCTCGACGACCCTCAGCTCGTGGCTGCGGACCGCCGGATGAACAAGACGAACATGATGCACTGGTTGTCGGGCAACCTGCAGGATCCCGGCGCGCGGGTGCCCCCCAGCACCGACCCGGACATCCTGCAGTTCGCCCGCGACGTGGTGCGGCGCGGGCTGGACATGCACGACCTCGGCTCGTGGCGGGGCGCCCAGCACGGCGCGTGGTCCGCGTGGGTCGACGAGTGCTTCGCGGCGACGAGCGACCTCGACGAGTTGCGCGAACTGATGAAGATCTCCGAACGATCGATGTCCACCTTCGTCGACGATTCCATCGCGGCGCTCGATGAGTACGTCGAGCAGGAACGCGCGGAGCTTGCGCGGGGCGCGAGCGCCGAGCGGCACGCGACGGTCCAACTCCTGCTCGAAGGAGCGCCGATCGGGCGCGACCGGGCGGAGGCCCGGCTGGGCTACGCCCTCACCGGAAGTCACCTCGCGGCGATCGTCTGGAGCGACTCCACCGACGACGCAGCCGGACTCGACGCTGCGGCGGAGGCCGTGATGCGCGCGGGCGGCGCGACCCGCCGGCTCACGCTCAACGCGAGCGCGTCCGCGCTCTGGGTGTGGGTGCCGACCGAGGCGGCCCCGGCCGTCGAGGCGGCGGAGGCGGCGCTGGCCGATCGAATCGGGGTCCACGTCGCCTTCGGACGACCGGGGAGGGATCTGGAGGGATTCCGTCGGAGCCACCTCGACGCCCTCGCCGCGCAGCGCGTTCTGGCGCGGGTCGGATCCGCGCGCCCGGTGGTGCGGTACGAGGACGTCGCCCTGATCTCGGTCCTGACCGCGGACATGGCACAGGCTGATCAGTTCGTCACCGACACGCTCGGCGACCTGGCCACCGCGGACGCCGGCCTCCGGGACACCGCGCTGACGTACGTGCGGGAACGGTTCAACGCGTCGGCGGCCGCGGAGAAGCTGTACACGCACCGCAACACCGTCGAGCGACGGCTGGCGCGGGTGGATCAGCTACTACCCGCGCCGCTCGCCGACAACGCGGCGAGCGTGGTGGCCGCCCTCATGCTCGTGCAGCTGCGCGACTGA
- a CDS encoding aldehyde dehydrogenase family protein, protein MTTMNTTLAQPRSYIAGEWIDCRTLDAWNVDPNTGEPVHRMVTTASADLERALQLAERVYEATDFTADEFRLERADALERAAAKVEERIEEIARIDALTSGTAISATRKVAAFLPYRLRGAAAEARTIARVSPLAADGRDVRLHRIPWGPAAILTPWNGPSFIPAAKAASAIAAGCPVILKPSEHAPSSAQAIVECFADAGLPEGALQLVHGAGDIGAALTGDRRIQVVSFTGGPGAGRAIARAAAEDFTVLQLELGGNNPALVLDDADVDVAADGILTGMTNLNGQWCEGPGKVLAPHRLVQPLREALAARIANLRIGHSLDEGTDIGPISNEPHYRTLLQRIDGLRALGAHIDQPGELPGLAGFFLSPTIATGSDPDRTTAELFGPVISLHGVDSDEEALRAANAHPSGLDAYVFGTDTDRAIAVGARVKSGEVRVNGAKVADLGDDSAQSFWGPSGIGGHGPAESVRVFCGDRVVGVDSPDLPM, encoded by the coding sequence ATGACCACCATGAACACCACACTCGCGCAGCCGCGTAGCTACATCGCCGGCGAATGGATCGACTGCAGGACGCTCGACGCCTGGAACGTCGACCCCAACACGGGCGAGCCCGTGCACCGGATGGTGACCACGGCCTCCGCGGACCTCGAGCGCGCGTTGCAGCTCGCCGAGCGGGTCTATGAGGCCACCGACTTCACCGCCGACGAGTTCCGTCTGGAGCGCGCCGACGCGCTGGAGCGGGCCGCGGCGAAGGTGGAGGAGCGGATCGAGGAGATCGCCCGCATCGACGCGCTCACCAGCGGCACCGCGATCAGCGCCACGCGGAAGGTCGCGGCGTTCCTGCCGTACCGCCTCCGCGGTGCCGCGGCCGAGGCGCGGACCATCGCCCGCGTCTCGCCGCTCGCCGCCGACGGCCGCGACGTCCGGCTGCACCGGATCCCGTGGGGCCCGGCCGCGATCCTCACGCCGTGGAACGGTCCCAGCTTCATCCCCGCGGCGAAGGCGGCCAGCGCGATCGCCGCGGGCTGCCCGGTGATCCTCAAGCCGTCCGAGCACGCGCCGTCGAGCGCACAGGCGATCGTCGAGTGCTTCGCCGACGCCGGGCTGCCCGAGGGGGCGCTGCAACTGGTGCACGGCGCGGGGGACATCGGCGCGGCGCTCACCGGCGACCGGCGCATCCAGGTGGTGTCGTTCACCGGCGGCCCCGGCGCCGGCCGCGCCATCGCCCGCGCCGCCGCCGAGGACTTCACGGTCCTCCAGTTGGAGCTGGGCGGCAACAACCCCGCGCTCGTCCTCGACGACGCCGACGTGGACGTCGCCGCCGACGGGATCCTCACGGGTATGACGAATCTCAACGGGCAGTGGTGCGAGGGGCCGGGCAAGGTGCTGGCGCCGCACCGGCTGGTGCAGCCCCTGCGGGAGGCCCTGGCCGCGCGGATCGCGAACCTGCGGATCGGGCACTCGCTCGACGAGGGCACCGACATCGGCCCGATCTCCAACGAGCCGCACTACCGGACCCTCCTGCAGCGGATCGACGGCCTGCGCGCCCTGGGCGCTCACATCGACCAGCCGGGGGAGCTGCCCGGGCTCGCGGGGTTCTTCCTGTCGCCCACCATCGCGACCGGGTCGGATCCCGATCGCACCACCGCCGAGCTGTTCGGTCCCGTCATCTCGCTGCACGGGGTGGATTCCGACGAGGAGGCGCTGCGCGCCGCGAACGCGCACCCGTCGGGTCTCGACGCCTACGTCTTCGGCACCGACACCGATCGTGCGATCGCCGTCGGCGCCCGCGTCAAGTCCGGTGAGGTGCGTGTCAACGGCGCGAAAGTGGCCGACCTCGGCGACGATTCGGCGCAGAGCTTCTGGGGACCGTCCGGCATCGGTGGGCACGGCCCCGCCGAGTCCGTCCGGGTGTTCTGCGGCGACCGGGTGGTCGGCGTCGACTCGCCGGACCTGCCCATGTGA